In Clostridium sp. SY8519, one genomic interval encodes:
- a CDS encoding GntR family transcriptional regulator, with protein sequence MTKEDMIYEQIKQDILNNEFPAGTVLVERKLTERYQVSRSPVRYALRLLVKDGLLTGEPGKGIMVPVYTLEDILEVYDLLEVLQIYAIQMSLKNYDEAIDEEMSRILEETRKNTSEDRLDVRMQWDIRFHDCIIHNVHNRRLNSIFETLVNQKRRFDITSFHDVEHGKKTNDQHEQIFAALKARDMEGAIAAVRAHEAYIKQYYIEKLITGRYNI encoded by the coding sequence ATGACAAAAGAAGATATGATCTATGAGCAGATCAAGCAGGACATTCTGAATAATGAATTTCCGGCAGGCACTGTTCTGGTAGAGAGAAAACTGACAGAAAGATATCAGGTAAGCCGGTCGCCGGTGCGCTATGCGCTGCGGCTTCTGGTAAAGGACGGACTTCTGACCGGGGAACCGGGCAAGGGCATCATGGTGCCGGTCTATACGCTGGAAGATATACTGGAAGTCTATGATCTGCTGGAAGTGCTGCAGATTTACGCGATCCAGATGTCCCTGAAGAATTATGACGAAGCGATTGACGAGGAAATGAGCAGAATCCTTGAGGAAACGCGGAAAAACACTTCAGAAGACAGGCTGGATGTGCGGATGCAGTGGGATATCCGCTTTCATGACTGTATCATTCACAATGTGCACAACCGGCGGCTGAATTCCATATTTGAAACACTGGTCAATCAGAAACGAAGGTTTGACATCACTTCCTTTCACGATGTGGAGCATGGAAAAAAGACCAATGACCAGCACGAGCAGATCTTTGCGGCTCTGAAAGCCAGGGATATGGAGGGGGCCATTGCCGCGGTCCGCGCCCATGAAGCATACATCAAACAGTATTATATTGAGAAGCTGATTACAGGAAGGTACAACATATAA
- a CDS encoding ATP-binding cassette domain-containing protein — protein sequence MSAILSASGLGISFGSNHVLKDINFELGENEVLGVIGPNGAGKTVLLNILTGLLKPTKGQVVFNGKPIGDEGVTQRCRDGIGRTFQVPRPFEQMTVFENIMVGGVFGAGMSESQAKQKAIEVSKIIKLDDKLDLFAGKLALLDRKRLEIGRALATEPKVLLLDEVGGGLTESEVGLIINLVKEIKQRGVSVIWIEHIIRTMLEGTDRVMLLADGVDVITGKPLDVMNSPEVKRVYMGGGDDDE from the coding sequence TTGAGTGCAATCTTATCAGCCAGCGGGCTGGGAATCTCATTCGGAAGCAACCACGTACTGAAGGATATCAACTTCGAGCTGGGTGAGAATGAGGTGCTTGGTGTAATCGGCCCGAATGGTGCAGGCAAAACAGTACTGCTGAACATCCTCACCGGACTGCTGAAACCCACCAAAGGACAGGTGGTCTTTAACGGCAAACCCATCGGTGATGAGGGTGTGACGCAGCGGTGCCGGGATGGCATCGGACGTACATTCCAGGTTCCGAGACCCTTTGAACAGATGACCGTATTTGAGAATATCATGGTCGGCGGCGTATTCGGCGCGGGAATGTCAGAATCACAGGCAAAACAGAAAGCAATCGAAGTATCGAAAATCATAAAGTTAGATGACAAACTGGATTTGTTCGCAGGCAAACTGGCCCTGCTGGACCGGAAACGTCTGGAAATCGGCCGGGCCCTTGCGACAGAACCAAAAGTGCTGCTTCTGGATGAAGTAGGCGGCGGCCTGACAGAATCGGAAGTAGGACTGATCATCAATCTGGTAAAGGAGATCAAACAGCGGGGCGTAAGCGTGATCTGGATCGAGCATATCATCCGCACGATGCTGGAAGGAACCGACCGGGTGATGCTGCTGGCAGACGGCGTGGATGTCATCACCGGCAAACCGCTGGATGTCATGAATTCTCCGGAAGTAAAACGCGTATACATGGGAGGTGGAGACGACGATGAGTAA
- a CDS encoding ABC transporter substrate-binding protein — translation MKKRISQLAALSLAGVMVVGLAACGSGSKGGGSAAKEGGSSGDTITVGFVYPKTGALAAFGAHSEDWTKYAIDVANKKGIKVDGKDVKLQLVAADSESSATKASEAANNLINAKKVDIMITSKTADTTVPVAAACERAGVVCLSVDTPDEAWATSDYKYAFHAGFNTKNELSAFKDAWDLGDTNKKVAVMHATDTEGQTMINAFSDFAKSNGYTAYDPGAYTSGATDYSSIISNIKSQKCEVVAGVMLTSDYGTFFKQLKSSGYMPKVITVAKATLFKADVDSIGANGLASGLCSEVWWRDDYPYKSSLDGMNCKDLGKKYIEVTGDSYAVPTAGYDYANIEILAAVINKAGSMDKDKLAAAAADLDLDTVIGKIKYNDKHYSVQALTTGQWIYKDGKWTQNIIANSQIPDAKTTADIQLLK, via the coding sequence ATGAAAAAGAGAATCTCACAGTTGGCGGCACTGTCTCTGGCAGGTGTCATGGTAGTAGGGTTGGCGGCCTGCGGCAGCGGAAGCAAAGGCGGCGGATCTGCAGCGAAGGAAGGCGGATCTTCCGGCGACACGATTACCGTAGGTTTCGTATATCCGAAGACAGGCGCCCTGGCAGCCTTCGGTGCCCATTCGGAAGACTGGACCAAATACGCCATTGACGTAGCCAACAAGAAGGGCATTAAGGTAGACGGCAAAGATGTGAAATTACAGCTGGTGGCTGCGGATTCAGAATCCAGTGCGACAAAGGCTTCTGAGGCAGCAAACAACCTGATCAATGCCAAGAAAGTGGATATCATGATCACATCCAAGACGGCAGATACCACCGTACCTGTTGCGGCAGCCTGCGAACGTGCCGGCGTGGTATGTCTGTCCGTAGATACACCGGATGAAGCATGGGCAACCTCAGATTACAAATATGCGTTCCACGCAGGATTCAATACCAAGAACGAGCTGTCCGCATTCAAGGATGCCTGGGATCTTGGCGATACCAATAAGAAGGTAGCCGTTATGCACGCAACCGATACAGAAGGTCAGACCATGATCAACGCGTTCTCGGATTTCGCTAAATCCAATGGCTACACCGCTTATGACCCGGGCGCTTATACTTCCGGCGCAACGGATTACTCTTCCATCATCAGCAACATCAAGAGCCAGAAATGTGAAGTAGTTGCCGGCGTTATGCTTACCTCTGACTACGGTACATTCTTTAAACAGCTGAAATCTTCCGGCTATATGCCGAAAGTAATTACCGTAGCAAAGGCTACCCTGTTCAAGGCCGATGTGGACTCCATCGGAGCAAACGGATTGGCAAGCGGCCTGTGCTCCGAAGTATGGTGGAGAGATGATTATCCTTACAAATCTTCTCTGGACGGCATGAACTGCAAGGATCTGGGCAAGAAATACATCGAAGTAACCGGTGATTCCTATGCAGTGCCGACCGCAGGTTATGACTACGCCAATATTGAGATCCTTGCCGCTGTCATCAACAAAGCCGGTTCCATGGATAAAGACAAACTGGCAGCCGCAGCCGCTGATCTTGATCTGGATACCGTAATCGGCAAGATCAAATACAATGACAAGCACTATTCCGTACAGGCTCTGACCACAGGACAGTGGATCTACAAAGACGGTAAATGGACACAGAACATTATCGCCAACAGCCAGATCCCGGATGCAAAGACAACTGCTGATATCCAGCTTCTGAAATAA
- a CDS encoding flavodoxin family protein, giving the protein MKKVVIFNGSPRFDGNTATICNMIERGAKEHNAQVNSYTLFKLKMSACQGCFGCRINDGKCSLNDELTKAIEQVKEADAVVIGSPIYFMQINGMVKNLYDRMFPLLGNDGRPRCGEKQIVTVYTQEMDDPHMHDSYFDFLAGTMFPGFGFVNEKRIVCTNANNPQSADDNRELMQQAYNVGREIANA; this is encoded by the coding sequence ATGAAAAAAGTCGTAATTTTTAACGGCAGTCCGCGGTTTGACGGAAATACTGCCACAATCTGCAATATGATTGAGCGCGGCGCAAAAGAACACAATGCGCAGGTAAACAGTTATACCCTGTTTAAACTGAAAATGTCCGCCTGTCAGGGCTGCTTCGGCTGCCGGATCAACGACGGGAAGTGTTCTCTGAACGATGAGCTGACAAAGGCCATCGAGCAGGTCAAGGAAGCGGACGCGGTTGTGATCGGATCCCCGATTTATTTTATGCAGATTAATGGCATGGTAAAAAATCTGTATGACCGGATGTTTCCGCTGCTGGGCAATGACGGCCGGCCCCGCTGCGGGGAGAAGCAGATTGTAACCGTGTACACACAGGAAATGGATGATCCGCATATGCATGACTCCTATTTTGATTTCCTGGCGGGGACAATGTTTCCGGGGTTCGGATTTGTCAACGAAAAGCGGATCGTATGCACCAATGCCAACAATCCGCAGTCAGCCGATGATAACAGAGAGCTGATGCAGCAGGCTTACAATGTGGGCCGTGAGATCGCAAATGCCTGA